Proteins encoded within one genomic window of Haladaptatus sp. QDMS2:
- a CDS encoding metal ABC transporter permease gives MCALTAPLGIEMLCFPFMQRAFVAGVAIGVVGPLIGSFLVHRQLSLIGETLAHTAFSGVAIGLFLSSTFAFVVSPYLTALVVAVVAALLIQAISEYTNAYGDVSMAIVLAGGFALGTVIISASGGIAVSVNQYLFGSLSTITRENTGILVLLSLFVTSVVALTYRQLLFITFDETAARVASLNVEGYNRLLVVLTALVVVAAMQLMGVILVAALLVVPVAAAAQVAGSFKRSLWYSIAFAELSVVVGLTISYAYGLATGGTIVLVAIAVYAGAVVVGKVRTRTVVAERTVDAE, from the coding sequence ATGTGTGCGCTGACCGCCCCGCTCGGCATCGAAATGCTGTGTTTTCCCTTCATGCAGCGGGCGTTCGTCGCAGGCGTCGCAATCGGCGTCGTCGGGCCGCTCATCGGGTCGTTCCTCGTCCACCGACAACTGTCACTCATCGGCGAAACGCTCGCCCACACCGCCTTCTCGGGCGTGGCTATCGGCCTGTTTTTGAGTTCTACGTTCGCGTTCGTCGTCTCGCCGTATCTCACCGCACTCGTCGTCGCCGTCGTCGCTGCGCTCCTCATCCAGGCTATTTCCGAGTACACCAATGCCTACGGCGACGTGTCGATGGCAATCGTTCTCGCCGGCGGGTTCGCCCTCGGGACGGTCATCATCAGCGCGTCGGGCGGCATCGCCGTCTCCGTAAACCAGTACCTGTTCGGTAGTCTCTCGACGATTACCCGCGAAAACACCGGGATACTCGTCCTGCTCAGCCTGTTCGTCACGAGCGTCGTCGCGCTCACCTACCGCCAACTCCTGTTCATCACCTTCGACGAGACGGCCGCGCGGGTGGCGAGTCTGAACGTCGAGGGCTACAATCGCCTCCTCGTCGTGCTCACCGCGCTGGTCGTCGTCGCGGCGATGCAACTCATGGGCGTCATCCTCGTCGCGGCCCTGCTCGTCGTGCCGGTGGCGGCGGCCGCACAGGTTGCGGGAAGTTTCAAACGCTCGCTCTGGTACTCGATTGCCTTCGCAGAACTCTCGGTCGTCGTCGGCCTCACCATCTCGTACGCTTACGGTCTCGCGACGGGTGGAACCATCGTACTCGTCGCAATCGCTGTCTACGCGGGTGCGGTGGTCGTTGGAAAAGTTCGTACCAGAACAGTGGTAGCCGAGCGAACGGTAGATGCGGAGTGA
- a CDS encoding helix-turn-helix domain-containing protein, with product MFGVELDDEAGGNATGESASVRGQTGSETVATNDFVEYTYEHSKADFVVETGLTPEELVLELVEENDGRMPQKEVVSLVGWSDATVSRLLQDMEKSKLLNRFRLGREKIICKPELSPGGFDSRLKSETPQGPPRVQEDAKVESD from the coding sequence ATGTTCGGGGTTGAATTAGATGACGAAGCAGGAGGCAACGCGACGGGTGAATCTGCGTCAGTGCGGGGGCAAACCGGATCTGAGACGGTTGCGACGAACGATTTCGTCGAATATACCTATGAGCACTCGAAGGCGGATTTCGTCGTCGAGACGGGCTTGACGCCAGAAGAATTGGTGTTGGAACTCGTCGAAGAAAACGACGGACGAATGCCCCAAAAGGAGGTGGTCTCGCTCGTTGGCTGGTCGGATGCGACAGTGAGCAGACTTCTGCAGGACATGGAGAAGTCTAAACTGCTCAATAGATTCAGACTGGGACGTGAGAAGATCATCTGCAAACCTGAGCTCTCGCCAGGTGGGTTCGACAGCCGACTCAAAAGCGAGACGCCACAGGGTCCACCGAGAGTCCAAGAGGACGCGAAGGTAGAATCCGACTGA
- a CDS encoding PAS domain S-box protein — protein MTRASGGEPPTSPLTDNSKEAGRAFSAVVEATDVGTIKLDDSGTIVATNDRFCELVGQPADHLHGRLFTSFLPTETAVIDSVRGQLDRSDADPARLSTTILQADGHPVHCDLWLQRLGDDAASGTILVVVKPTPEDEPPEPESDSQQPTADLERYKTIVETIHDGVYITNEDDEFEMVNAGYASMVGYDREELIGEHVSTVVDDEVIKQGHRLRAAMRDGEREGGAVDITLERADGEEVAAETRFALLPSDDGSFKGTVGVVRNLESRTERVDSLERQVRQQRALADFGQQALTDRDLDGLFETATDLVSSTLNIELTKVLDLDETQSHLRLRAGVGWRDGLVGTATVGTEQTSQAGYTLLSAEPVVVTNLDAETRFSGPDLLVDHDVVSGVSVVIGPPDDPWGVFGAHTKTTREFTEQDVSFVRNVANILAAAISRTERERELERYETIVETIWDGVYALDPNENFVMVNDALCEMTGYDREELLGNHANLAHNETVRQQANELASEIRSGYREMATLEFDLTKKDGTSIPAEARLGPYPYSDEVDGRAGVVRDITERKAWERQVETLNELNEVVREITHAIVESTAREDVERLVCERFAAADSYEFAWLATESDDSTLEPIAEAGVSGYLEEWSGDPTAQATDFGPTGRALQERTAVFSRNILEDEAYEHWHDDARERGYHSVAAIPIGYQNLQYGVLTLHSARPDAFGENERKILSQVGDVIGHAINAMERKAALMADRITEVTFRSGTLPETLAALGDDLGEVTIDRAVPLNNGTVLQYHTVRKMNAAAYEAAIADDPSVREVRTITTSETVTRLEILIEEPTAGSILATYGGRLHTVTFAPGRVEIEAELPETVDVRQVSDAVREHYPDIDLVSRNTVNRQVAMPEELAESLIGQLTDRQRTALKSAYYAGFFDWPRESAGTDVAESLDVSPATFHEHLRRAQRKLLAALFEGSPTAD, from the coding sequence ATGACCCGTGCTTCCGGCGGGGAGCCTCCCACATCCCCGTTGACCGACAACTCCAAAGAGGCGGGACGCGCCTTCAGCGCAGTTGTCGAGGCGACAGATGTTGGCACCATCAAACTTGATGACTCCGGAACCATCGTTGCCACAAACGACCGGTTCTGTGAGTTGGTCGGCCAGCCAGCAGACCACCTTCACGGCCGACTGTTCACTTCATTCCTCCCAACCGAAACGGCGGTGATAGACAGCGTCCGGGGCCAACTGGACCGGAGCGACGCAGACCCGGCGCGCCTGTCCACCACGATATTGCAGGCCGATGGGCACCCTGTCCACTGCGACCTCTGGTTACAGCGACTTGGAGACGACGCGGCATCGGGGACGATACTCGTGGTCGTCAAACCGACGCCCGAAGACGAACCTCCAGAACCGGAATCGGATTCCCAACAGCCGACAGCAGACCTGGAACGCTACAAGACCATCGTCGAGACCATCCACGATGGCGTGTACATCACCAACGAAGACGACGAGTTCGAGATGGTCAACGCCGGGTACGCTTCGATGGTGGGCTACGACCGTGAGGAGCTCATCGGCGAGCACGTTTCGACCGTCGTCGACGACGAGGTCATCAAACAGGGTCATCGACTGCGCGCAGCGATGCGTGACGGGGAGCGCGAGGGTGGCGCAGTCGACATCACGCTCGAGCGGGCAGACGGCGAGGAGGTCGCGGCAGAGACTCGCTTTGCGCTCCTCCCCAGCGACGACGGTTCATTCAAAGGAACGGTTGGCGTCGTCAGAAATCTCGAAAGTCGGACCGAACGCGTCGACAGCCTCGAACGGCAGGTACGCCAACAGCGGGCACTCGCAGACTTCGGTCAGCAGGCGCTCACCGACCGCGACTTAGACGGGTTGTTCGAGACGGCCACAGACCTTGTCTCATCGACGCTCAACATCGAATTGACAAAAGTACTCGACCTTGACGAAACGCAGTCACACCTCCGTCTCAGGGCCGGTGTCGGCTGGCGGGACGGCCTCGTCGGAACCGCCACCGTCGGAACCGAGCAGACCTCACAGGCCGGCTATACGCTGCTCTCGGCGGAACCGGTCGTCGTCACCAACCTCGACGCAGAGACGCGCTTTAGCGGGCCAGACCTCCTCGTAGACCACGATGTCGTGAGCGGCGTCAGCGTTGTCATCGGCCCACCAGACGACCCGTGGGGCGTCTTCGGCGCTCACACGAAGACCACGAGGGAGTTCACCGAGCAGGACGTCTCTTTCGTCCGCAACGTGGCGAACATTCTCGCCGCGGCTATTTCGCGGACGGAACGCGAACGCGAGTTAGAGCGCTACGAAACCATCGTCGAAACCATCTGGGACGGCGTGTACGCCCTCGACCCGAACGAGAATTTCGTGATGGTGAACGATGCGCTCTGTGAGATGACCGGGTACGACCGCGAAGAACTGCTCGGCAATCACGCAAACCTCGCCCACAACGAAACGGTTCGCCAGCAGGCGAACGAACTCGCCTCCGAGATACGCAGCGGCTATCGAGAGATGGCGACGCTTGAGTTCGATTTGACGAAAAAGGACGGCACCTCGATTCCCGCAGAGGCGCGCCTCGGACCGTACCCCTACTCCGACGAAGTGGACGGTCGCGCGGGCGTCGTCCGGGACATCACGGAGCGAAAGGCCTGGGAGCGGCAGGTCGAGACGCTGAACGAACTGAACGAAGTGGTCCGGGAAATCACTCACGCCATCGTCGAATCCACCGCACGAGAGGACGTAGAACGCCTCGTCTGTGAGCGGTTCGCCGCCGCAGATTCCTACGAGTTCGCGTGGCTGGCCACGGAGTCAGACGACTCGACGCTCGAACCAATCGCGGAAGCCGGCGTCTCTGGCTACCTGGAGGAGTGGTCGGGCGACCCAACAGCGCAAGCCACGGATTTCGGCCCGACCGGTCGGGCCCTCCAGGAGCGAACTGCCGTGTTCAGCCGGAACATCCTCGAAGACGAGGCCTACGAACACTGGCACGACGACGCTCGCGAGCGGGGCTATCACTCTGTGGCGGCGATTCCTATCGGTTATCAGAACCTCCAGTACGGCGTCTTGACGCTCCACTCGGCCCGGCCCGACGCCTTCGGCGAGAACGAACGCAAGATTCTCTCGCAGGTCGGCGACGTCATCGGCCACGCGATAAACGCGATGGAGCGAAAGGCGGCACTGATGGCAGACCGCATCACTGAAGTCACCTTCCGGTCTGGCACGCTCCCCGAGACGCTCGCCGCACTTGGCGACGACCTCGGCGAGGTGACCATCGACCGGGCCGTTCCGCTCAACAACGGGACGGTGTTGCAGTACCATACCGTCCGTAAAATGAACGCTGCGGCCTACGAAGCGGCAATCGCCGACGACCCGAGCGTGCGTGAGGTTCGGACGATTACCACCTCCGAAACGGTGACGCGACTCGAAATTCTCATCGAAGAACCGACCGCCGGGTCGATTCTCGCAACCTACGGCGGGCGACTGCACACAGTCACGTTCGCGCCGGGACGAGTCGAAATCGAGGCCGAACTCCCCGAGACCGTCGACGTACGGCAGGTTAGTGACGCCGTCCGCGAGCACTACCCGGACATCGACCTCGTCTCGCGAAACACGGTCAATCGGCAAGTCGCCATGCCCGAAGAGCTCGCAGAAAGTCTCATCGGACAGCTTACAGACCGCCAGCGAACGGCGCTCAAGTCCGCATACTACGCCGGTTTCTTCGACTGGCCGCGAGAAAGCGCGGGGACAGACGTGGCTGAGTCGCTCGACGTGTCACCGGCAACGTTCCACGAACACCTGCGTCGCGCCCAGCGAAAGCTACTGGCGGCGCTGTTCGAAGGGAGTCCAACGGCGGACTGA
- a CDS encoding metal ABC transporter ATP-binding protein, translating into MTAVIDVDHVTFGYGPTPVVEDVSLTVEEGEFLGLVGPNGSGKSTLLQLMLGLLEPDEGRVALFGEPASEFSHGERLGYVPQQVTNSTVGMPVTVHEVVTMGRYPRVRFGRLSSEDRDIVADAMETVGITHLAKRRIANLSGGQRQRVFIARALAAEADLLALDEPAVGVDAESRERFYDLLNQLNGEGMTIILIEHDIGVVTEHATKIACINRRLFFHGASAGFTESDALAEAYGANQRVLHHDHSHGHDSDGDRP; encoded by the coding sequence GTGACGGCAGTCATCGACGTCGACCACGTCACCTTCGGCTACGGTCCCACCCCGGTCGTCGAAGACGTGTCGCTCACCGTCGAAGAAGGCGAGTTCCTCGGCCTCGTCGGACCAAACGGATCGGGAAAGAGTACGCTCTTGCAGCTCATGCTCGGGTTGCTCGAACCCGACGAGGGGCGTGTCGCGCTGTTTGGCGAACCGGCGAGCGAGTTCAGCCACGGCGAACGACTCGGATACGTCCCCCAGCAGGTAACCAACTCGACGGTCGGGATGCCCGTCACCGTCCACGAAGTAGTGACGATGGGGCGCTATCCGCGGGTCCGATTCGGCCGACTGTCTAGCGAAGACCGCGACATCGTCGCCGACGCCATGGAGACAGTGGGCATCACGCACCTCGCCAAACGGCGCATCGCCAACCTCTCCGGGGGCCAGCGCCAGCGGGTGTTCATCGCCCGAGCGCTCGCGGCTGAGGCCGACCTGCTCGCGCTCGACGAACCGGCCGTTGGCGTCGATGCCGAGTCTCGCGAACGGTTCTACGACTTGCTCAACCAGCTCAACGGCGAGGGGATGACCATCATCCTCATCGAACACGACATCGGCGTCGTCACCGAACACGCGACGAAGATTGCCTGTATCAATCGTCGCCTGTTCTTCCACGGTGCGTCTGCCGGATTCACTGAGAGCGACGCGCTCGCCGAAGCCTACGGCGCGAACCAGCGCGTGTTGCACCACGACCACTCCCACGGCCACGATTCGGACGGTGACCGTCCGTGA
- a CDS encoding phosphotransferase family protein: protein MASVREIVAREFPERAVATVAPSARGNRKRTTFVTFEDGGGVVVQQAANRAALRTEAQLASRLQAETVLPIPAVLADGIREADAYVVVERAPGEDLHERFASLDTTHQQSLASTFGRYLATLHELTAFDAFGQVTWTDGRFVARGTVDWRAWFDDYLHAGLDALTADFDDVRAQVRKFATMATLPERPESRLYPWDVRPGNALVSDGRLTAILDWGDPLAADPGVAVAKAEHLVCDWYVADGGHLREAFRSGYERVRAYPTVRPVYRVAAVVHSAVDSNGIVTRPGFPERTGGAAVAFHRERLRAAMAN, encoded by the coding sequence ATGGCCTCGGTCCGTGAAATCGTCGCCCGCGAGTTTCCCGAGCGTGCCGTGGCGACGGTCGCTCCCTCAGCACGCGGCAACCGCAAGCGAACCACCTTCGTCACCTTCGAAGATGGGGGCGGGGTCGTCGTCCAACAAGCCGCAAATCGAGCGGCGCTCCGAACGGAGGCGCAACTCGCGAGTAGACTACAGGCAGAGACCGTCCTGCCGATTCCAGCCGTCCTCGCAGACGGAATCCGCGAAGCAGACGCCTACGTCGTGGTCGAACGCGCCCCGGGCGAGGACCTGCACGAACGGTTCGCGAGCCTCGACACCACGCACCAGCAATCCCTCGCTTCGACATTCGGGCGCTACCTCGCGACCCTCCACGAACTGACCGCTTTCGACGCCTTTGGTCAGGTGACGTGGACGGACGGACGTTTCGTCGCTCGCGGGACGGTCGACTGGCGCGCGTGGTTCGACGACTACCTGCACGCGGGTCTCGACGCGCTCACTGCCGATTTCGACGACGTTCGAGCGCAGGTTCGTAAGTTCGCGACGATGGCGACGCTCCCCGAGCGCCCGGAATCACGACTGTATCCGTGGGACGTTCGCCCGGGGAATGCGCTGGTTTCTGACGGACGGCTCACCGCAATTCTCGACTGGGGCGACCCGCTCGCCGCCGACCCGGGCGTGGCCGTCGCGAAGGCAGAACATCTCGTCTGCGACTGGTACGTCGCGGATGGGGGCCACCTTCGTGAGGCATTTCGGTCGGGTTACGAGCGGGTGCGAGCGTACCCAACGGTACGACCTGTCTACCGGGTTGCCGCCGTCGTTCACTCGGCGGTGGACTCGAACGGCATCGTCACGAGACCCGGCTTCCCGGAACGGACGGGGGGCGCGGCGGTGGCGTTCCACCGCGAGCGATTACGCGCCGCGATGGCGAACTGA
- a CDS encoding metal ABC transporter solute-binding protein, Zn/Mn family — protein sequence MQRFSRRALLQCGGGALAVSLAGCLGDSSGEAGQSTATASFFVLSDFAEQIVGDGLTIENLVPVGQHGHGWEPGPNVQRSVLQSLAFLYVGHGFQPWADNIVSNLAADAPEVVVVEAWEDIDLLAATGHDQGEEDGGHKEDEDHDETGVDPHFWLNPQRAAQAVETIAAGLGAADADRAQQYRDGAAAYTEVLSDLDTEFENALSTRTREAVLVAGHDAFQYLATRYGFEVHALSSLSPDDEPTPQDVRHAQEIIEEHDIEYVLAPVFESDRAARQLVEETDATGLLPITSIPSISEEWRDKGWSYEDIMREVNLASLTEALGA from the coding sequence ATGCAACGATTTTCACGGCGTGCGCTCCTCCAGTGTGGAGGGGGTGCGCTCGCAGTATCGCTCGCAGGCTGCCTCGGCGATTCCTCTGGTGAGGCGGGACAATCGACGGCGACGGCGTCGTTTTTCGTGCTCTCGGATTTCGCCGAGCAGATCGTCGGTGACGGGCTTACTATCGAAAATCTGGTTCCCGTCGGCCAGCACGGCCACGGCTGGGAACCCGGGCCAAACGTTCAGCGGTCGGTCCTTCAGTCACTCGCCTTCCTCTACGTGGGCCACGGATTCCAGCCGTGGGCCGACAACATCGTGTCGAACCTCGCCGCGGACGCCCCCGAAGTCGTCGTCGTCGAAGCATGGGAGGACATAGACCTGCTTGCTGCAACCGGTCACGACCAGGGGGAAGAAGACGGAGGTCACAAAGAAGACGAAGACCACGACGAGACCGGTGTCGATCCCCACTTCTGGCTCAACCCCCAGCGTGCCGCCCAGGCAGTCGAGACCATCGCCGCCGGCCTCGGTGCCGCGGATGCAGACCGCGCCCAGCAGTATCGCGACGGAGCGGCAGCCTACACGGAGGTACTCTCCGACCTCGACACCGAGTTCGAAAATGCACTCTCCACGCGCACGCGAGAGGCGGTACTGGTCGCCGGTCACGACGCCTTCCAGTACCTCGCCACTCGATACGGCTTCGAGGTGCACGCCCTCTCGTCGCTCTCGCCGGACGACGAGCCGACGCCACAGGACGTGCGACACGCCCAGGAAATCATCGAAGAACACGACATCGAGTACGTCCTCGCGCCGGTGTTCGAATCTGACCGCGCGGCGCGACAACTCGTCGAAGAGACGGATGCCACTGGCCTCCTTCCCATCACGTCGATTCCCTCGATTTCCGAGGAGTGGCGCGATAAGGGATGGAGCTACGAAGACATCATGCGCGAGGTCAATCTCGCGTCGCTCACGGAGGCGCTCGGAGCGTGA
- a CDS encoding HAD family hydrolase, whose product MSAIAATLFDLDGTLCQSDQDAMTLYRGSFDVAGIDPFGEPGDLWRALDGPPDPGDELGYLTAGFSAVAAQYGRLEADASALARGFIETLDLTAVSFHPGAEEALELAGDHGLVGLVTNGPARRQAVKVDALGIANAFDVIIYAGDLPRRKPHADPFDRALAALGVDPDRVLHVGDSLEYDVAGAQAAGLLAAWYPHKSNPDPREYTPDFILTHLSELEVVLTAPAD is encoded by the coding sequence GTGAGTGCAATCGCCGCGACGCTGTTCGACTTAGACGGAACGCTGTGTCAGAGCGATCAGGACGCAATGACCCTCTATCGCGGGTCGTTCGACGTTGCGGGCATCGACCCCTTCGGCGAGCCGGGTGACCTCTGGCGGGCGCTCGACGGCCCACCCGACCCTGGCGACGAACTCGGCTATCTGACCGCCGGGTTCAGCGCGGTGGCCGCCCAGTACGGCCGGTTGGAAGCGGACGCCAGCGCGCTCGCTCGTGGCTTCATCGAAACGCTCGATCTGACGGCCGTCTCGTTCCATCCTGGAGCAGAGGAAGCCCTGGAATTGGCGGGCGACCACGGTCTCGTCGGGCTGGTGACCAACGGCCCTGCCCGACGACAGGCGGTGAAAGTAGACGCCCTCGGCATCGCGAATGCGTTCGACGTTATCATCTACGCGGGCGACTTGCCGCGACGAAAACCCCACGCGGACCCGTTCGACCGGGCGCTCGCGGCGCTCGGCGTCGACCCGGACCGCGTCCTTCACGTCGGTGACTCACTTGAATACGACGTCGCCGGTGCGCAGGCCGCCGGCCTGCTTGCAGCGTGGTATCCCCACAAATCGAACCCGGACCCGCGGGAGTACACACCCGATTTCATCCTCACCCACCTCTCCGAACTCGAAGTTGTCCTCACGGCCCCGGCTGACTAG